The genomic DNA TGGCCTCCGCCGATGCCGAAGTCCGCCGCGAGCGGCGCCTTCGCAGGATAGTGGAATCTGAACGGGCCGTCCGGCGCGCCGTCGATGAATTGACGCACGGTCGGATCGGTCGACGCGCGCAGCTCGTCCGGCGTGCCTTCGGCGAGCACGCCGCCGTTGGACAGGAAGTACACGTAGTCCGCGATCGCGAACGATTCCGGCACGTCGTGCGTGACGAGAATCGACGTCGCGCCGAGCGCCTGGTTCAGCGTGCGGATCAGATTCGCGGTGATGCCGAGCGAAATGGGGTCGAGGCCGGCGAACGGCTCGTCGTACATCATCAATTCGGGGTCGAGCGCGATCGCGCGGGCGAGCGCCACGCGCCGCGCCATGCCACCCGAAATTTCCGACGGCAGCAGGTCGCGCGCGCCGCGCAGGCCGACTGCGTTGAGCTTCATCAGCACGAGGTCGCGCAGCAGTTCTTCAGGGAGATCGGTGTGCTCGCGCAGCGAGAAGGCGACGTTTTCGAACACCGACATGTCGGTAAACAGCGCGCCGAACTGGAACAGCATGCCCATCTTGCGACGCAGCGCGTAAAGGCCTTCGCGCGTCTGCTCGCCGATGTCCTGGCCGTGGAACAGCACCTGGCCGCGCTGCGCGCGCACCAAGCCGCCGATCAGCCGCAGCACCGTGGTCTTGCCGCAACCCGAGCCGCCCATGACTGCGACGACCTGACCGCGACGAAAGCGCAGATTCAGATTCGACAGGACGAGCCGGTCGCCGTAACCGAAGTCGACGTCGCGCAGCTCGAGTAAGGTCTCGGGGGAGGAAGGCACCAAACTGACAGTCCTTTTACAGGGAAGGCCGAATTATAGGGCCATCATGCAAAAGCTGCCGTGAGGTGCCCCGTTCCTTGACTATGCCTAACGATTATTGCGTAAACGTGTGTTGCAGCGCGGAAACGGCGGCGGCCGGGTCGGCCGCTTCCGTCACCGCGCGCACCACGGCCGCGCAGCCGACGCCCGTGGCGAGCACGTCCGGCAGCACCTGCAGATCGATCCCGCCGATCGCGACGAGCGGCACCACCCCGTCGAGCAGCCGCACGTAGCGTGCGAGGCGCCGCAAGCCTTGCGGCGCGGTCGGCATCAACTTGGTCGTGGTCGGGAACACGGCGCCCAAAGCGATGTAGCTCGGACGGAAATGCAGCGCCTTCAGCATCTCGTAGAAACCGTGCGTCGATAGACCGAGCCGGACGCCCGCGCCGGACAGCGCGGACAGATCCGCGGTATGCACGTCTTCCTGGCCCAGGTGCACACCGTACGCGCCCGCCTCGAGCGCCGCCTGCCAGTGGTCGTTGATGAACACCTGCGCGTCGTGCGCGCGACCAGCCGCCACGCAGCGGGCGATTTCGCGCTTCAGCTCGTCAGCGGGTTCGGCCGACTTGCGGCGCAACTGCACCGTTTTTACGCCGAATCCGACCACCCGTTCGACCCAGTCCGCAGTCGGCAGTACCGGGTACAGACCGAGCCTTTCCGGGCAGCGCGGAAATGCCAGGGCGGGCGCGGCCGGCAGGCCGGTAAGGCGCGGAAAGCGGGCGAGGTCGGACGGGAACGCGTCGCCAGCGCGGGTTTCGTCGCCGTCGCGCCACGCGAGCGCGAGCACCAGCGCGTCGTGCGGATCGAAGCCGCAGTCGAGAAACGCGGCGAGCGCGGGGATCCAGTCTTCCGCCAGATGGCCTTCGAGGCCGTACTTCTCGCCGCCCAGATGCAGCGTCGCGCGGTTTTCCGTGGCGACGATCACGCCCGCGCCTCGCGTCAGCCAGCGCGCCACCTGCTCGCCGTGCGGCTGCGCGTCGGCGATCACGATCAGATCGCCACCGTTCGGCTCATCGGGCACGGTCAGGCAGATGCGCCACGGCGCGTGCGTCGATGGCCAGTCGCCGAGACGGGCGCGAATACGCTCCGCGGCTTCGATGAGTTCGTCGGCCGTCGGCCAGAACAGATCGCGGTCCTTCAGGGTCAACAACTGCGTCATGCGGCGCCTCCATCCTGATGCCAGAACGGCATGCCGACCACCGGCGTGCTCGCGTGCGCACTCTCGCGCTCGGCCATCGGACCCGCGAGATACGCTTGCCGGCCCGCTTCCACGCCCAGCGCGAACGCACGGGCCATCGCGTCGGGATGCGTCGCCTGCGACACCGCCGTGTTCAGCAGCACGCCGTCGAAGCCCCACTCCATCACCTGCGCCGCATGCGACGGCACGCCGAGCCCGGCGTCGACGATCAGCGGCACGTCCGGAAGCCGTTCGCGCAGCACGCGCAGCCCGTACGGATTGATCACGCCCTTGCCGGTGCCGATCGGCGCACCCCACGGCATCAGCGCCTCGCAGCCTGCATCGAGCAGACGGCGGCCGATCACCAGATCTTCAGTGCAGTACGGCAGCACCTTGAAGCCGTCCTTGACGAGCCGCGCGGCGGCCTCGATCAGACCGACCGGGTCGGGCTGCAGCGTGTAGTCGTCGCCGATCAGTTCGAGCTTGATCCAGTCGGTCTCGAAGATTTCGCGCGCCATGTGCGCCGTCGTCACCGCTTCACCGACGGTGAGACAGCCCGCCGTGTTCGGCAGGAGCGGCACGCCGTGGCGCTTGAGCAGATCGAAGAAGCCGGCTTCGGCGTTGCCCTCGTTCATCTGACGGCGCAGCGCGACGGTCACCATGCCGGGGCGCGCGGCGTCGATCGAATCGGACAGCGACTGCAGCGACGGGTAGCGCGACGTGCCGAGCAGCACGCGGCTCGCGAAGGTTTGACCGTATAGCGTCAGCGCGTCGGCGGTCTCGTGAGAAGTCATTTGCATCATCCTGGTTTGCCGCCGCGGCAGGGCACCGACGGTGTTGCGGCAATGGGTTTTCGGCGACGGTGGTTGGTGTTCGGTGGGCCACAGGCTGGCGCGAGCGCGCTCAGCCGCCCGCAACCGGCTGCACCACGTCTAGCCGGTCGCCCGTTTGCAACGCGCGCGCCGCATGCTGCGCACGCGCGACGAAATCGCCGTTGAGCGCGACCGCGAACGGCGGACGCGCGCCAAAGGCGGCGAGTGCATCGGCGACAGTCGCACCCTCGGGTAGCGACAGCGGCTTCTGATTGATATGAATGTCCATGGTGTTCGAATACGGTTCAATCGATGGCGGAAGCGGCAGCGTGCGCGGCACGAAGGCCGCTACGCTCAGGCCGGCTCCCGCGCGAAATCCTGCTGGAACAGCTCGCTCCAGCGCGCCTCGCGCCGCCAGCCGGCGAACGCGTCGGCGTCGCCGACGCGGCCGTCGAGCAGCGCGCTCGCGAAGCGCACGGCTTCGTCGGCCACTTCGGGCGCGATCATATAGCCGTGCCGGTACAGGCCGTTCACGCGCAGCGTGCGCGCGCCGTCCCACAATAGCGCGGGGCGGTGGTCAGGCAAGGTCGGCCGGCACTGCGAATTGAGCTCGAGGATGCGCGCCTCGCCGAAGCCCGGATGCACCGAAAACGCGGCACTTAGCAGCTCGAGCGCCGAGCGCACGCTGACTGGTGACATGTCCTCGCCCTCGACCTCGGTCGCGCCGATCACATAGAGGCCGTTCTGCTTCGGCGCGATATACAGCGGGTAGCGCGGATGCAGCAGCCGCACCGGACGCATCAACTGCAGATGAGGCGCATGCACGCGCGCGACTTCGCCGCGGATGCCGCGCAGGGTCGGCAGCACGGGCTTCGCGCCGAGCCCGCGGCAATCGATCGTGATGCCGGCGTCGGGCAGCGACGCGTCGTCGATCGGCGTGTTCCAGTGCGTGTCGACGCCGCGCTCGGCCAGCCCCGCCGCCAGCGCGGACAGCACCTGGCGGTTGTCGAGCTGGCCTTCGCGCGGCAGCAGCCAGCCCTGGTTGAAGCGGCCGGCCAACGCGGGCTCGGTGGCGCCTAGCTGCGCGCCCGAAAGCGCGACGAAGCCGCCGTCGAGCAGTTCGGCCGGTGCGTTCGCGCGCACGCGGCGCTCGAACAGCGGAGCCTCAGTGCGATCCGCGTGATGCCAAACGACGAGCGTGCCGTTGCGCTGGAAAAACACCGGCTCCGGCAGTTCGGCGAGCACGCGCGGCCAGCTTTCGAGCGAACTCGCGCCGAGCCGCGTGATCAGCAGCTCGGCGCTCGCGGCTTCGGCGAGCGGCGCGAGCATCGCCGCGGCAACCCACGCGGCGGCCTGCGAACCAGCGGCATCGCCGCGCTCGTAGAGCGCCACGCGATGCCCGTCGCCAGCCAGGCGCCACGCGACCAGCCGGCCGCACAGGCCGCCGCCGAGCACGGCGAAATCGGGTCGGGCCGGACGGTTCATCGCGCGCGCTCCGTTCGACTGCGGTAGGCCATGCCAAAACGGCACGGCACGTCCGGGACGGCGTGACGACGGGGAAAATACATATCTGAAGAATAGGCGGTCATCGAGTCCTTTCCGTACGGCCAAAAACGCACGTACCCAGGACGAAACCGGCGGGTGAAGCCGGCCGGGCACTGCGCGCGCATGTCAGATGCGCTTGCCGCCCGGCGGGGAATGGAAGACGGCTGCTTCCGGAAACTTCCCGCGCCGGTATTACCCGGATCGGGTGCAAAGGGTCTCTCTCAGCCTCGCCGCCCCGGCGTGAAAGTCATGCCGGCTGTGGGCGAAGCACCCCTGTTTCGTCGCAGGTCATTAGACCATAAAAGGCGCGGCACCCGCAAACCAGCGCTCCGGCGTCGCTGCCGCGATTTTGATCTGGCACGGTCCATCGTGAAGCCTGTGCGATGCGGGCCGGCGCTCTGGCACAATGCCGTGACCGGTGCCGCAAAAACGCGGCGCGCGCGGCGCTCCTGGCCGCATGCGTGGCGGCGGCACCTGAGCGGACCTCGACCGCGAAAATTAATTTTCGCTTAAGGGCGTCACGCCAGAATCGGGCGCCCGTCCGGACTCGCGTTCATCGAGCGCGATGGCGCGATGTCCGGCCAGGTATCGCAGACCCGCCCCAGCGGCGGCCCCGCAAAGGGGGCGGCTGTTCGCGGGATCGCCCGACATGGGTCAACCAGATCGGACCCGCACGCCGCCGCGGCAGTTCGGGCCAGCACTTCATCCAGACGCTCATGACACCACATAC from Paraburkholderia sp. HP33-1 includes the following:
- a CDS encoding thiazole synthase translates to MTSHETADALTLYGQTFASRVLLGTSRYPSLQSLSDSIDAARPGMVTVALRRQMNEGNAEAGFFDLLKRHGVPLLPNTAGCLTVGEAVTTAHMAREIFETDWIKLELIGDDYTLQPDPVGLIEAAARLVKDGFKVLPYCTEDLVIGRRLLDAGCEALMPWGAPIGTGKGVINPYGLRVLRERLPDVPLIVDAGLGVPSHAAQVMEWGFDGVLLNTAVSQATHPDAMARAFALGVEAGRQAYLAGPMAERESAHASTPVVGMPFWHQDGGAA
- the thiS gene encoding sulfur carrier protein ThiS; this translates as MDIHINQKPLSLPEGATVADALAAFGARPPFAVALNGDFVARAQHAARALQTGDRLDVVQPVAGG
- a CDS encoding ABC transporter ATP-binding protein — its product is MPSSPETLLELRDVDFGYGDRLVLSNLNLRFRRGQVVAVMGGSGCGKTTVLRLIGGLVRAQRGQVLFHGQDIGEQTREGLYALRRKMGMLFQFGALFTDMSVFENVAFSLREHTDLPEELLRDLVLMKLNAVGLRGARDLLPSEISGGMARRVALARAIALDPELMMYDEPFAGLDPISLGITANLIRTLNQALGATSILVTHDVPESFAIADYVYFLSNGGVLAEGTPDELRASTDPTVRQFIDGAPDGPFRFHYPAKAPLAADFGIGGGQS
- a CDS encoding FAD-dependent oxidoreductase, with the translated sequence MNRPARPDFAVLGGGLCGRLVAWRLAGDGHRVALYERGDAAGSQAAAWVAAAMLAPLAEAASAELLITRLGASSLESWPRVLAELPEPVFFQRNGTLVVWHHADRTEAPLFERRVRANAPAELLDGGFVALSGAQLGATEPALAGRFNQGWLLPREGQLDNRQVLSALAAGLAERGVDTHWNTPIDDASLPDAGITIDCRGLGAKPVLPTLRGIRGEVARVHAPHLQLMRPVRLLHPRYPLYIAPKQNGLYVIGATEVEGEDMSPVSVRSALELLSAAFSVHPGFGEARILELNSQCRPTLPDHRPALLWDGARTLRVNGLYRHGYMIAPEVADEAVRFASALLDGRVGDADAFAGWRREARWSELFQQDFAREPA
- the thiE gene encoding thiamine phosphate synthase is translated as MTQLLTLKDRDLFWPTADELIEAAERIRARLGDWPSTHAPWRICLTVPDEPNGGDLIVIADAQPHGEQVARWLTRGAGVIVATENRATLHLGGEKYGLEGHLAEDWIPALAAFLDCGFDPHDALVLALAWRDGDETRAGDAFPSDLARFPRLTGLPAAPALAFPRCPERLGLYPVLPTADWVERVVGFGVKTVQLRRKSAEPADELKREIARCVAAGRAHDAQVFINDHWQAALEAGAYGVHLGQEDVHTADLSALSGAGVRLGLSTHGFYEMLKALHFRPSYIALGAVFPTTTKLMPTAPQGLRRLARYVRLLDGVVPLVAIGGIDLQVLPDVLATGVGCAAVVRAVTEAADPAAAVSALQHTFTQ